The proteins below come from a single Rosa rugosa chromosome 2, drRosRugo1.1, whole genome shotgun sequence genomic window:
- the LOC133732015 gene encoding beta-galactosidase 5-like, whose translation MCSVIGFLDQLNITRDSSDYLWYTTSVDISPSASFPRGGKHPILTVQSAGNAMHVFINDQLSGSTYDVLQDQRFTFTGDVNTHAGVNNISLLSVAVGLPNNGPHFETWNFGVLGSTRIGSRKQTSLSPEQKVQIIEEESESQESPN comes from the exons ATGTGTTCAGTCATTGGTTTCTTAGATCAGTTGAACATCACTAGAGACTCCAGTGATTATCTATGGTACACCACCAG TGTCGACATAAGTCCATCTGCATCATTTCCGCGTGGAGGTAAGCATCCAATTCTCACCGTGCAGTCTGCTGGGAACGCTATGCATGTCTTTATCAATGACCAGCTCTCAG GATCAACTTATGATGTTCTGCAAGACCAGAGATTTACTTTTACAGGAGATGTAAACACGCATGCTGGTGTGAATAACATTTCACTTCTAAGTGTAGCTGTTGGATTACCG AACAATGGTCCTCACTTTGAGACATGGAACTTCGGAGTACTAGGATCTACAAGGATTGGATCAAGGAAGCAAACATCTTTGAGTCCTGAGCAGAAGGTGCAAATAATAGAAGAAGAATCAGAAAGTCAAGAATCTCCAAACTGA